From Alosa sapidissima isolate fAloSap1 chromosome 7, fAloSap1.pri, whole genome shotgun sequence, the proteins below share one genomic window:
- the LOC121714175 gene encoding receptor-type tyrosine-protein phosphatase V-like gives MMVRTFPRAQIIKDFQERCQYLAKNNNEGYQQEFEALNDVGKEFSTRAGELDVNKNKNRYPHILPYDHCRVKLSLLESQPHSDYINASYVPGGSSEHAFICTQGPLKSTMADFWRMIWEQNVHVIVMLTSLKENGRVLCDQYWPPERGTGCYGDIQVTTVSRKRGPESYITTIHLWQNGWPAERRITHYLYPSWPDISVPRELSSLCTFTENVRQHLENMPHIGPAVIHCSAGVGRSGTFVTLLWLFQLCVRGVQPDVKASVQDLRRHRVLMVQTLEQYIFVHKCLMRWLVADSKQLNARSQSAPVHVRQDSRQISQSRPRSMEVKQPPKRGQSSPDVLQSFNMQLQSIRPANLLRKLMPSTARTGKARDSDL, from the exons ATGAT GGTGAGGACATTCCCCAGAGCACAGATCATAAAGGATTTCCAAGAACGTTGCCAGTACCTGGCAAAAAACAACAATGAGGGGTATCAACAGGAGTTTGAG gCACTAAATGATGTTGGAAAGGAGTTTTCCACCAGGGCAGGAGAACTGgatgtaaacaaaaacaagaataGATACCCTCATATTCTACCCT ACGACCACTGCAGGGTGAAGCTGTCATTGCTAGAATCACAGCCGCACTCAGACTACATCAATGCCAGCTATGTACCC ggaggCAGTTCAGAGCATGCCTTCATATGCACTCAAGGACCTCTAAAGAGCACCATGGCTGACTTCTGGAGAATGATTTGGGAACAGAACGTGCATGTGATAGTCATGCTGACATCTCTGAAAGAGAATGGCAGG GTTCTATGTGATCAGTACTGGCCCCCTGAGAGAGGTACTGGTTGCTACGGTGATATTCAGGTGACAACAGTGTCTCGCAAGCGTGGGCCAGAATCCTACATCACCACCATTCATCTGTGGCAG aatGGCTGGCCTGCTGAGCGTAGAATCACACACTACCTGTATCCCAGCTGGCCAGACATATCAGTGCCACGAGAGCTGTCTTCCCTCTGTACCTTCACCGAGAATGTGCGACAGCACCTAGAAAACATGCCTCATATAGGCCCAGCTGTAATCCACTGCAg tgcaggtGTGGGGCGCTCGGGGACCTTTGTCACACTTCTGTGGCTTTTTCAACTGTGTGTGCGAGGGGTTCAGCCTGATGTGAAAGCCTCAGTGCAGGACCTGCGACGACACAGAGTATTAATGGTTCAGACGCTG GAGCAGTACATATTTGTGCACAAGTGTTTGATGCGCTGGCTGGTTGCGGATAGTAAACAACTTAATGCACG ATCCCAGAGTGCACCGGTGCATGTCCGACAGGACTCCCGACAGATCAGCCAATCACGGCCCAGGAGTATGGAGGTCAAACAGCCTCCCAAGCGGGGGCAATCAAGCCCTGACGTCCTACAGTCCTTCAACATGCAGCTGCAGAGCATCAGACCGGCAAACCTGCTGCGGAAGCTAATGCCCTCAACAGCCAGGACAGGCAAAGCCAGAGACTCTGACCTGTAG